The Solanum pennellii chromosome 4, SPENNV200 genomic interval CTtctgtgaacacctaatttttgacATGTTTATTTTACTCgtataatattttagtaaggaattttatttttatttgtattttgggtatttgtttttatgattttattggctcaaatgacccaattttgtttaaattgggCTGATTTAGATCAATTCTTATGGCCCAATTGATTTTGACCCGGTCAATAGAAATGGTCAAGATTGAATCTCAAccattcatgatattttgatccaagggctattattggacccaaacaaaaatacaaaactgaaaaaaattagctttttttgtatttcagattttttttatttttcttcttccccttaCTACCATGCCGCCAGCTGGCCACCGCTGCCGCCACCACCGCCCGGTGGCCACCACCTTTTTGGCTGgaaaaacctttaaaaatatTGCCATCTTTTACTTTCACCCTCCACTACCTAAATCTACAAACCTTTCATCCATATCTATAGCCAAACTCCGTAGATCTAAGGAAAACCAAATATAAATTGTTACTTTTTCTCTTAGATTTATAAAGTTCCGGTCATTCCCAACCCAAACCCTTTACATAAATGTGTAGAGCTCTTCAAGGGCTatcatttgatataaattttaagttcaaaatcCGTTAAAAAAATTTTCAGCAAAGTTTTTCGGTGACCTTCATTTACCCGGAAGTTATGTCAATCTTTCCCCCTCCTCAATCTTTATCCAAATTCATCATTATCTTTTTTCGTTTGACCATATAAGTCGTGTGATGTCGGATTTGTGTTATTAATGTTCTTTAAGTTtatcatgttgatgttgttgcttgaagtattattgttatttatttatttatttattttgttttatgtttattattttgtattcttttttacttttttttctgcattattttgttgtgtttgatctttaaaattatttagatgTTTAGATTTTGTGTTAGTGGGTCGATTTGTTTGGGTCGTGATGAAATGGGTCAACATTTGggcctattttattttttttccagatgACCCATCAGCTATTATTcaaacaatgaataaaagaaatgggtCATCTAAATGACATTTGAGTCTAGTATGTTCTGATGACCCATATAACTATATTCAATTGATTAAAAAAGTAAATGGGTCATGGGCAAATGAATCATTCAATTAAtctgatttttcttaaaataaaaaaaataaaaaatttcattgtcCATCTTGGGTGGCACATTGGGAAAACAAAGAGTCCAATGCATGCATTGActcttaagttttcaagaaaagtGGGAGGTTTAATGTTGAACACCAaaagaggaagaggaaaaaagatagaaagaaaattgcaagaaaaaaaaacttaaaagaatttgttcttcttctaaaaaaaaaaagaatatatatctcTTGGGTTGTCTTGGGAATTCAATCGAATTTGCTTTTATTATTTGCTTGTCATCAACTCTAGgtatttctttttacatttcaatgtaatcttgaattaatatttgtgttctttttatgtttttttttttgaaaaattgttaatttttttgctaagtttattatgattctcgtatgattatgtttatccTTATGTTactttgtttgtatatttttattagtttattctaTAGTGTTTCTCATATGATTGTGTTTATTATgatgtacatatatattattaatcatatttagtttaaatgttagctttagtaagtaaaaaaaataaaaaatacaacaatcgcaattttttttaggtttttcgtaactttctttttgaaaaacggacttaagaaaaaaatataaaactagtcATTTGTGCAAAAGGATTTAATCTGGTCATTtttgcaacaaaaaaaatataaatcttgttatttctgcaaaaaaatatatgtaaatatggtctttttttttaaaaaaaaataaaaaataaaaagaaaattctcttaaataaatatttgaattgactatcaaagtaaaaataaaaatttgactaatttgacTTAATAATCTAACAATTAGAAAATTTGCTATTTTGCAATCTTCTATCAAATAAGTCAAGGTagtcattttatataataattttttttaccagattggttatttcttaaattttttatcaatataacaaaaaaaatttaaaactagtatatctttagtttaaaagAGTGTTTACttgtaattttgtaaatttttttttcttcttttgttgtcaTTGTCTAGTAGTAAAACTTAAttgactatttttttcttttggtaaaacaataaatataagtgctagaaattttttaataataatgaataaataaaatactaatcatTTCTTGGTCTATATGATGCACcattttttatgcatttttatcattatttttttaaaataaattgagtaattaattattgtgtttttttaaaaaataaaataaaacttcaaataccatCATGTGTTCGGTTACGATCCTTGATGTGTATTCTTTTCTAAAAAGTAGGGTCTTGTGTGTGGTTACGCTTTTAggccaatatttttttttttaaaaatagtaactaatacaATTTTCCCCttatatccaaaataaataaataaattattttagccaaatataagttaataaagcgaccgtgctggAACCACGGGGCTCGGGGGGTGCCTCATACCTTCCCTCCGATCAATAGAATTTCTTACTCAATCTCTGTTTTTCGTAGACCAAAcgaaaaaaagttttttattgttttttaaactAAGAACTATCTGGTGGCTTGGAACACCtaaaaaactcaattccaagtggcaactcaaaaaaaaaaatatatttttaaacccgtcatatcctcaacaattgtaaaaaataaaagaggtgtGACAGATTtggcgactctgctggggaACACTTCTTTTAGAATTCGAGCTTTGtacattaacttttttttttgggtattttgtttatttggataaattttatgtttggatAGTAATTGTGTTATTTCAGCAATTCattgttttgatattatattgtatataaagTATTTCTCTCACACACCCTTTGAGTCTCTATAATTTTTGTTATGCACTGTGTGTACGTTACGCTCCACAGGACTTCTGCCTAGGATGAGTCAGTGTGCGGTTATGCTTCTAATTCTAGGTTGTCACACATGTTAGGCGGGGTCGGACCACCAGTTAAGTCAGAATAGCTCTGCTACCGGTACGTTGACCCTCTCCGACTCGAGTTGTCCGCTCGAGTAAGCCAGTCTAGATGCCTTCATAAATGTTAAACCTAGATAAAATGTCTCAGGTAtgctgttttttttctttcatcatgTACATTTGACATAGCGAAATTTAAGATATGTACCCATGCTAGAccaaaatgttcattttatatGCTATGTAAAAATAGTTGGTTCAGAAGGCCTTGACATTGTTGACCATCTTCAAAATAGCTTTgtgagtttaaatttttttttaaaaaaagttcaaaataaaaGGGGTAGTCTTCCCAAGATaagtttttcttatataaactatGCACACCTGATTCTCACTAAAAAGAGATACGTAGGCATCCCTTCTCGGGTTCGGTGTTTgtaaaaattactattttttttcttttctttcttcactTTGTTAGAGTTTTTCATAAAAACCTTTATTGGATTCTATTTGAAGGTACAAATAGCACCATCGACCAAAGGACAAGGTTCAAAAAGGCCTAGAAGCGAAGAAATTTAAGAGTTCATGTTCGTAGATACTATACCAAAAGATTTGTGGCAATGGTGGACAGACATGGGAAGTCAtgagaaaaaaagattaaagGTCACTTGGGGCATTTAGTGCATCTTATGGAGATTGACCCTAGAAGGGATGTGGTCGAGGCATTGATTCCTTTTTGGGATcccaaaaataatgtattttgtttttctgACTGTGAGATGACACCAACTTTGGAAGAAATTGCCGGCTTCATGGGGGAAGGGGTCTACTGTACGAGGTGCTGATCTACGCAATAAAAGACCCATAATTCTGAATCATGTTGATGCCAAAAAATTTCTGGAACTGCTCAAGATTAATCAAATAGAAAAGAGAGTTTGAAAAATTGGTGGGTCCCATTGGACTTTCTATACCAGAGATACGGCCAAAGGGATGGATTCAAGAAATATCGAAACCAGTTGAGTAATCAAGGGGGGGAAGAGGCTTGGAAGGCAAATGGATGTTTTGCTTTTATGGTCGCATTTTTGGGGCTCATTATTTTCCCCAAAAGGGACAAGCATATTGACATTCTTCTGGCTTGTGTGGTGAAGGCGTTGACCACAATGGAAAGTCCAACTATTATTCCAATGATCCTGGCAGATATGTTTCGTGCATTGACTAAAAGTTTAAGTGGGCAAATGTACTTTGAAGGCTGTAATATTTTGCTCCAAATATGGTTTTTGGAACACCTTTATCACCATGATCGTGCACCTAGGTTTACTCTAGATTGGTGCAAATATGTTTCCTCTCATAAGGAAAGGGAAGCCGAAATTGATTTTCCCGAAGGAATCATAGCGTGTGAAGAAAAACTTTTAGTGATCACATCTGATGAAATAGTGTGGAATTATTACTGGTTCCCAGATAAGGATATCATTTGCATGTCTAGTGGTATCTCATTTCTTGTCTTGATTGGTCTTAGATGTGTTCAACCGTATGCCCCACTTCGGGTTATGCGTTAACTAGTCAGAGTTTAAAAATTTCCACCCAATGATAATATGAGTAGGTTTGCATATGACACTCCACGAGGTTTTGCTTTTAATAGCGAAGAGATTATGAAGATTTGGTACGGGAGTATTATTTTTGAGCTTAGTGAAATGGTTGTGGAGAAAGATAAAGGAAGGTTGTTCCTGGGTACCTATCGTGGTTTCGTGATCCAATGACATTTGGTGACACTCCCGTAGGATCCAGCagaaaaagaagagatcaaCATATTATAAGACATTTGAAAAAAGAGTTGGAGAAGTCCAAAGCAACCATTGCAAGGCAAGAAGTACAGGTCCAAAGAGGAAAAAATCACAAGTTAGACTTGCAAGATATGGAAGGAGAATTGAAGCATTCAGAGGGAAGATTAGCCCGGTTGGAGAAAGAATTGCTTAGTAGAATCTACTTGgcacgaaaaataaaaaaggagcaGAGTTTTGAGATCTCTCGATCGAAGAGGGACTTAGTGGCATCCGAACAGGTCGTGCACTATCAAAAGGGAGAACTTAAGCGGCATAAggaaaaattcaagaaagaaaGATCGTGTTGGGTGCATCAGTTAGAAGAATGTAAGAGAAAAATTAGTCATTATGTTGATATCGAAGAGGGGAAAAGACATCTGATCATCGAGAGAGCAACACTCCGCCAACAACTTGAAGTAGCAGAAAGGCGAGAGGCCGTCTTGAGGAATAATTTTGGTTAATAATCAGGCTTTGGCAAATGACTGTCATCAAAACATGGGAAGGGCTAGACTTCAAGTTCATCAACTGGCAGAGCAAACCTCATATGTTATTAAAAATCAGCGTCGTATGAATGATCAAGAAGTGGATGAGCAAGCACGGACCATTGGTCCCCATCTGCCGAAGGTGTTGCTGAATTTGTATGTGACCTTGGGAGGAAATAGAAAGCCCCAAGAAAGTGATGAAGATTGAAGCGAAGTTTTCGTGTTTTATTTTGTTCGTTTCATTTTGTTGAAAGACTTggttttcaatttaaattttggtATTTAAGGATATTATGTTGATCTGGGTTGTGTTTAaaccttttgatttttttgttttcttgaacTTTTGGCGAATGAATTCCAAATTAATCTTTCTGAGTTGTCTAAATCTTTGAACTACGTAATGATCCGATTCATGCAGTAACATGATACATAGGCAACCTCCAAAGGGTCCGatcataatttctttttcaatactttttctttttccaaaaaaaaaaaaacaataagcAAAGCAAAGATGGGATGAAACAATGACCTTCTGAACCCATGTTACTATGTGATTAAGAAGTGTgtgattgatttataaaattgtcTAACCCCTAACAAGTTTGTTCATTTCACATCAACTCAAGTTAGCTTTCGGTGGTTGGTTTGTGGTAAACTTGCAGAGCACCCGTACTTTACAAGGTATAAGGTAAGAGCTTCAATGACAACCATTACTGAAACTATGGTGAATCTAGCGGATACTCCGATTGATTCAACACCAAGAGAGACAGTCATTGTTGAAGAAAATCGGACGTTGAGACATATTATGGCATAATTGTGGCAAGCCTGGGACTATGGACAAGAACCACCAATGTGTATTCCTGATTTTCCTGAGATCACTAGTATCCGATCTTCATCTTCTCAGGTCCCAATATCAGAACCTTTTTTCCCTCAAGGGTATGGTCCATTTGATAATTGTGGGGCCGGTCCATCAACAACACGTCCTCAAGGCATGACATTTAAGAATACTCCCACTGTCACAACAGCTGCACCGGTCTATACACTCCCACAATCGATTGTGACGCAAAGAGCTGCTCAAGAGGGACAGTTCACCACTCATTCGGAGAAGTACTATACTCGTAGGATAGCATTTGTGGGCCCTAACTCTATTCAATTTGGCTTCCCCATTGAAGTGGAGAGGCCCACTCTAGGCTCAGAGCATGaagaaatgttgaaaaaaatgaaaagcatCGAGCAACACATGAAAAGCATGCAAGGGTTAGGAGGGCACAAAAGTTTTGCATTCAAAGACTTATGTATGTTCCCAAATGTCCACCTTCCACCTGGGTTCAAAACCCCTAAgtttgataagtatgatgaACACAGTGATCCTATAGCCCACCTTAAGAGATACTTTAATCAACTTCGGCGCGCAGGGGGTAAACAAGAATTGATCATGGCTTATTTTGGTGAGAGCCTGACTGATGTTGCCTTAGAATGGTTTATAGACCAAGAGATTTCCACTAGCACATATGGGATGATATGGCTCAAGATTTTGTTAGACAATTTCAGTACAATGTCGACATTATGCCAGATCATAATACACTCTccaatacaagaaaaaaaccaAGTGAAAGCTTCAGAGAATATGCGATCAAATGGACGGAACAAGCAGTCCGAGTCAAGCCCCTATTAAATGAGCAAGAATTGGTTGATATCTTCATAGAGGCTCAAGATCCTGACTACttccaccacctcacagccGCATTGCGAATACCGTTTCACACAGCAATCAAAATTGCGGAACTGGTCGAAAATGGTCTCAAAACAGGAAGGATCGTGAGCCAGGCAGCAATCAAAGCTACCACACAGGCCATTCAAGGTGGTTCAACAAGTTTTGGAAATGGTAAAATGAAAGAGGAAGTTATTTCACTGGCATCAGGGTCAAGGGGAGCTTAGAGAAAGTCGAATTGTCCTTACACATCAGTTCAGGGACGACTTAGCTATCCTCAGCATTATTACCCTTATGCCCCTCAATATCCTGTATCTCCATCTCCGTACACGGTCTTAAATGCTCAGTC includes:
- the LOC107016569 gene encoding uncharacterized protein LOC107016569, translated to MCIPDFPEITSIRSSSSQVPISEPFFPQGYGPFDNCGAGPSTTRPQGMTFKNTPTVTTAAPVYTLPQSIVTQRAAQEGQFTTHSEKYYTRRIAFVGPNSIQFGFPIEVERPTLGSEHEEMLKKMKSIEQHMKSMQGLGGHKSFAFKDLCMFPNVHLPPGFKTPKFDKYDEHSDPIAHLKRYFNQLRRAGGKQELIMAYFGESLTDYNVDIMPDHNTLSNTRKKPSESFREYAIKWTEQAVRVKPLLNEQELVDIFIEAQDPDYFHHLTAALRIPFHTAIKIAELVENGLKTGRIVSQAAIKATTQAIQGGSTSFGNGKMKEEVISLASGSRGA